One region of Carya illinoinensis cultivar Pawnee chromosome 8, C.illinoinensisPawnee_v1, whole genome shotgun sequence genomic DNA includes:
- the LOC122274768 gene encoding protein ANTHESIS POMOTING FACTOR 1 → MGGTKSEREEKVSLELSEEILQSMEVGMTFRDYSGRISSMDFHKTSSYLVTASDDESIRLYDVASATCLKTINSKKYGVDLVCFTSHPTTVIYSSKNGWDESLRLLSLHDYKYLRYFKGHHDRVVSLSLCSRKECFISGSLDRTVLLWDQRAEKCQGLLHVQGRPATSYDEQGLVFAIAFGGYIRMFDARKYERGPFDIFPVGGDTSDANVVKFSNDGRLLLLTTMDGHIHVLDSFRGTLLSTYNVKPVSVNSTLEASFSPEGMFVISGSGDGSVYAWSVRSGKEVASWMSTDTEPPVIKWAPGSLTFVTGSSELSFWIPDLSKLGAYAARK, encoded by the exons atggGTG GAACAAAAtctgagagagaagaaaaggttTCCTTGGAGCTCAGTGAAGAAATTCTTCAGAGCATGGAAGTCGGCATGACCTTCAGAGACTAT AGTGGTAGAATTAGTTCGATGGATTTTCATAAGACATCAAGTTATCTAGTGACGGCTAGTGACGATGAATCCATCCGCCTTTATGATGTCGCTAGTGCAAC CTGTTTGAAGACAATCAACAGCAAAAAGTATGGAGTTGATCTGGTTTGCTTTACTTCTCACCCTACAACAGTCATATACTCTTCAAAAAATGGTTGGGACG AATCTCTGAGGCTACTATCATTGCATGACTACAAGTATTTGCGGTATTTCAAAGGTCACCATGACAG GGTTGTGTCACTCAGCTTGTGTTCTCGCAAAGAATGCTTCATCTCTGGTTCTCTTGATCGAACAGTTTTGCTTTGGGATCAACGAGCTGAAAAGTGTCAG GGGCTTTTACATGTACAAGGAAGGCCTGCTACATCATACGATGAACAAGGGTTAGTCTTTGCTATTGCCTTTGGAGGATACATAAGAATGTTTGATGCTCGCAAGTACGAAAGG GGTCCTTTTGACATCTTTCCTGTTGGGGGGGATACATCTGATGCAAATGTTGTAAAGTTCAGTAATGATGGGAGACTTTTGCTTTTGACAACTATGGATGGACATATTCATGTGCTTGACTCATTCCGTGGCACACTT TTATCCACATATAATGTCAAGCCTGTTTCAGTCAATTCCACTTTAGAGGCATCTTTCAGTCCAGAGGGAATGTTTGTGATATCAG GCTCAGGGGATGGTAGTGTTTATGCTTGGAGTGTACGAAGTGGAAAAGAA gTTGCTAGCTGGATGAGTACTGACACTGAGCCTCCAGTCATAAAATGGGCTCCTGGAAGTCTTACATTTGTAACTGGCTCGTCTGAACTGTCATTCTGGATACCAGACTTGTCTAAGCTGGGAGCTTATGCTGCAAGGAAGTAG
- the LOC122319406 gene encoding protein WUSCHEL-like: MHSLSLSVRVYVFVSFSLFCSSFHFQSVMEPQQQNQPPNEDGGSGKGGFLCRPSSTRWTPTTDQIRILKDLYYNNGVRSPSAEQIQRISARLRQYGKIEGKNVFYWFQNHKARERQKKRFNTDVPMQRGAGNGGWKPEESIHNKYPMANITSGFPASSSSSGVISVGQMGNYGYGSVTMEKSFRDCSISAGGGGGVGGSIGHNCGWVGANDPYSSSYTFLDKRLSMEENSGGGDHHHQEGEEEEAAPEIETLPLFPMHGDDINGFCNISTPSSNGFYTTWYRSGGVDGKSASRTSLELSLNSYSRRSSPQH, translated from the exons atgcactctctctctctctctgtgcgtgtgtatgtttttgtttccttctctttgttttgttcttcttttcattttcaatctgTCATGGAACCTCAACAACAAAACCAACCTCCGAACGAGGATGGCGGCAGTGGGAAAGGGGGGTTTCTATGTAGGCCAAGTAGTACACGCTGGACTCCTACAACTGACCAGATAAGAATTCTGAAGGACCTTTACTACAACAATGGAGTTAGGTCACCAAGTGCTGAGCAGATTCAGAGGATCTCTGCTAGGTTGAGACAGTACGGCAAAATTGAAGGCAAGAACGTCTTTTATTGGTTTCAGAACCACAAAGCTCGTGAGAGGCAGAAGAAAAGGTTCAATACTGATGTTCCCATGCAAAGAGGGGCTGGTAATGGAGGTTGGAAACCTGAAGAATCCATCCACAACAAATACCCCATGGCTAACATAACATCCG GGTTTCCTGCTTCGTCTTCTTCATCTGGGGTGATTTCTGTGGGGCAGATGGGGAATTATGGATATGGATCTGTCACGATGGAGAAGAGCTTTAGG GACTGCTCAATATCAGCTGGAGGTGGCGGTGGTGTTGGTGGATCTATCGGCCACAACTGTGGATGGGTAGGGGCTAATGATCCCTACTCCTCGTCCTACACTTTCCTTGACAAGAGATTATCAATGGAAGAAAATTCCGGAGGaggagatcatcatcatcaagaaggagaagaagaagaagctgctCCAGAAATAGAAACACTGCCACTGTTCCCCATGCATGGTGATGACATCAATGGCTTCTGCAACATCAGTACTCCTTCATCCAACGGCTTCTACACCACCTGGTATCGCTCTGGCGGCGTTGACGGCAAAAGCGCTTCTCGTACTtccctcgagctcagcctcaaCTCCTACTCTCGCAGATCTTCACCCCAACATTAA